From the genome of Synergistaceae bacterium:
CCTATGGACGGGGAGCTGGTCGCGGAGCACGGCCTGTCGTTCCTCGTCAGGGGTACGAAGAACGGCCGCGGCGTGTGCGGCCTGCTGGACGTCGGGCAGACGCCCGACCTGCTCGCCAGAAACATGAGGGAGCTCGGCATATGCCCGGGCGAGATAGAGTTCGTCGTGCTCTCGCACTGCCACTACGATCACACGGGAGGACTGGCCGCCCTGGTCGCCTCGGTCGGCAGGCGCGAGCTTCCCGTGATCGCCCACCCGGAGGTCTTCCGCCCTCACTTCAAGATGGCCCCGGCGGTCCTTCCCCTGGGAGTGCGCCCCGACGACAGGCGCGAGGCCGTCGAAGCGGTCGGAGGCGTCTTCCTTCTCTCCGACGTCCCCTTCCCCATAGCCGCCGGACTGACGACCACCGGCGAGATCCCGCGCGTCACCGACTTCGAGGGCAAGGCGAGGGGCTTTTACACCCTGTGCGACGGCGCGCCCGTGCCCGACCCGATGATGGACGACATGGGCATGATCGCCCGGGTGAAGGGCCGGGGCATGGTGCTGCTCTCCGGCTGCAGTCACTCGGGGGTAATAAACATGCTGAAGCGAGCGCGCAGCCTCTACCCGGACGATCCGGTAGTAGGGGTCATCGGAGGCCTGCACCTGGTGAACGCGAGCGACGAGGCTATGGACGGGACGATCGAGGGCCTGAGGGAGTTCGACCCGGAGTGGATCGCCTGCGGCCACTGCACCGGCTTCCCCATGCAGGCACGGCTGTTGGGCGAGTTCGGCGACCGCTTCACCCCCCTCTCCGTAGGGCAAAGGTACGTCGTGGAGTCCTGAGCGGACGTTTGGCAGCCCTTGTCATCCCTAGGAGCTCGCCATCCTGTCATCCCGAGGTGTTCGCCAACTTGTCTCATCCCGAGGTGTTCGCCAACTTGTCTCATCCCGAGGCGCTCGCCATCCTGTCATCCCGAGGCGGGTTTATGCCGAGGGATCTGGCTTTGCGGTTATGCGGGATCGAGATCCCTCGTCGCGTCGCTCCTCGGGATGACAGGAAAAGCGCTGCTTCTCGGGATGACAGGAAAAAGCAATGGTCGTTCGGGATGTAAGCAGGCGACCGAATGGGCGTTTTTTCCGTTCGCGTCGGTCGCTTATCCCGAGAAACGGAGCGACGAGGGAACCCGATGACAGGAAAACTCTTGCGTTTATTGTGCGGCAAGCCCCTAGCCGCCTGATTGCAATCACAGGGAGGTAATTATTCGTTGTTTCTTTTCCGTCTGTTGTTCAAGGCGGCGCCCCTGCTGCTCTTTCTGCTCTTCTCCAGGATCATGAGGGAGGCGGTTCGCGGTGCCCGGGTTCCGCCGGGCGGTCCCTTCGGCGGCGCCGGGCCCTCTGGTGGACCCGGTTCCTCCGGCGGCACCGGTCCCAGGCGCGATACAGCGGGACCCGGGCGCGCCAGGAACCCCTATTCCGTCCTCGGCTGCTCCCCCTCGGCCTCGGACGACGAGGTGAGGAGGCGCTACCGGGAGCTGACCGCCCGCTACCACCCGGACAAGTTCATCGGCCAGAAGCTGGACGACGACTTCGTGCGGCTCGCCTCCAGCAAGTTTCAAGAGATCCAGGAAGCCTACGCGAGGATTCGCTCCGCCAGGGGAATTTAGCCCGCGGAGCTTGTTTTTCGGGTACAATGGAACAGCCTGGGGAGTGGACCCGGGACAAAATTACCCCGGTAGGGGAGAAAGAGGAGAGTACTTTGTCAACCCTTGAGTTCTACACAGATCCCGAGAGCTTCTCTCAGATCCAGTCGCAGGCGAGGACAACCATCGAGTCGGCGTTTTTCGGAAACAACGTGATCCCGGTGACGAGCCTCGAGCAGGCGTACGAGCTGGCGAAAAGCTCTCCAGGGACGGTGGAGATGACCGGGATGCCCGTCCTTCGGCCGGTGGAGCAGGGCATTCCGGAGGGGGCCAACGTGCTCCTGATGAACGACGGCATAGTCGTCGGGCGGTGCGCGGCGGCCAGGAAGATAGTCGGGGAGCCTGGCGTCGACATGGCCGAACTCGCCCCCCTGCTGAGGGAGGCGGTCTACTGGTCCCGGTTCCGCAACTACTACTCGGCCGAGGCGTACATAGGGCTCGAGGAGGACTTCATGGTCAAGGCGCACCTGATGGTCCCCGAGAACTTCGAGAACCTGGTCTACAACTGGATGTTGAACTTTCAGTACCTGAGCGATGAATACAAGAAGATGTACGCCGCTTCCCGAAAACTGCCGGACGGCGACATATTCGTATTCGCGGACCCGAACTGGACCTCTCCCGACTACCCCTACGGCCTGGCCTTCTTCGACCCGATCCACAACTGCGCGGCCATCCTGGGCATGCGCTACTTCGGAGAGTATAAAAAGGGCACACTCACCCTGGCCTGGGGCATAGCGGCGCGCAACGGCTACGCCTCCTGCCACGGAGGCCTGAAGCGCTACAATCTTGACGGGGGGCGGTCGTTCGTCGCGGCTGTCTTCGGCCTGTCGGGATCCGGCAAGTCGACCATAACCCACGCTCGCCACGACGACAAGTACGAGGTGACGGTTCTCCACGATGACGCCTTCATCATCAAGACGGACGAGAAGTACTCGATAGCCATGGAGCCGACCTACTTCGACAAAGTACAGGACTATCCGATGGGGTGCGAGGACAACAAGTTCATAATCACCCTGCAGAACTGCGGGGTCACCCGCGGGGCGGACGGGCTGCTCCACGCTGTCACGGAGGACCTGCGCAACGGCAACGGCAGGGCGATCAAGTCCCGCTTCTGGTCCCCGAAGAGGGTGGACAGGATAGACGAGCCGATAGACGCCATCTTCTGGCTGATGAAGGACCCCTCCCTGCCCCCGGTGTTGAAGCTCGACGACCCGGACCTGGCGGCGACCCTCGGCGCGACCCTCGCCACCAAGAGGACCTCGGCCGAGCGCCTGGCGTCCGGCGTAGACCCCAACGCCCTCGTGATCGAGTCATACGCCAACCCCTTCCGCACCTACCCCCTGTCGATGGACTACGAGAGGTTCAAGTCATTGTTCGACGACGGGGTGGACTGCTACATACTGAACACGGGGGAGTTCATGGGCAGAGATGTGAAGCCGTCGGACACGCTCGGGATAATCGAGGCCATAGTGGAGGGAACCGCCTCCTTCGTGCCCTTCCTGTCGTTCACCGACATAATGACGATGGACCTGCCCTCCTTCCCGATCGACCATGACGACGAGAAGTACCGCAGGGAGCTCCAGACCCGCCTGAAGGACAGGCTGTCCTTCGTCGTCTCCAGGGCGACCGAGAAGGGCGGCCTGGACAAGCTCCCGCCCGAGGCCGAGGCAGTGCTGCGCAAGGCGGTCGAAGAGGCAGGGGCTGTCTAACCGGAAAAAAACAACGAGGCCGGGGCTCGTCCCCGGCCTATCTCATCCTGCAGGTCGGGGCCCGGTACTCGGCCACAATCTCGTCGCCTCGCATCAGCCGGGCCCTGGCGATTATCCTTCGGCCGCACACCCAATCGAACCCCTCGCGAGCGGACCGCTCGTCCGTCCTG
Proteins encoded in this window:
- a CDS encoding MBL fold metallo-hydrolase, whose translation is MLDSLEIVVLMEDSVPMDGELVAEHGLSFLVRGTKNGRGVCGLLDVGQTPDLLARNMRELGICPGEIEFVVLSHCHYDHTGGLAALVASVGRRELPVIAHPEVFRPHFKMAPAVLPLGVRPDDRREAVEAVGGVFLLSDVPFPIAAGLTTTGEIPRVTDFEGKARGFYTLCDGAPVPDPMMDDMGMIARVKGRGMVLLSGCSHSGVINMLKRARSLYPDDPVVGVIGGLHLVNASDEAMDGTIEGLREFDPEWIACGHCTGFPMQARLLGEFGDRFTPLSVGQRYVVES
- a CDS encoding phosphoenolpyruvate carboxykinase (ATP); this translates as MEQPGEWTRDKITPVGEKEESTLSTLEFYTDPESFSQIQSQARTTIESAFFGNNVIPVTSLEQAYELAKSSPGTVEMTGMPVLRPVEQGIPEGANVLLMNDGIVVGRCAAARKIVGEPGVDMAELAPLLREAVYWSRFRNYYSAEAYIGLEEDFMVKAHLMVPENFENLVYNWMLNFQYLSDEYKKMYAASRKLPDGDIFVFADPNWTSPDYPYGLAFFDPIHNCAAILGMRYFGEYKKGTLTLAWGIAARNGYASCHGGLKRYNLDGGRSFVAAVFGLSGSGKSTITHARHDDKYEVTVLHDDAFIIKTDEKYSIAMEPTYFDKVQDYPMGCEDNKFIITLQNCGVTRGADGLLHAVTEDLRNGNGRAIKSRFWSPKRVDRIDEPIDAIFWLMKDPSLPPVLKLDDPDLAATLGATLATKRTSAERLASGVDPNALVIESYANPFRTYPLSMDYERFKSLFDDGVDCYILNTGEFMGRDVKPSDTLGIIEAIVEGTASFVPFLSFTDIMTMDLPSFPIDHDDEKYRRELQTRLKDRLSFVVSRATEKGGLDKLPPEAEAVLRKAVEEAGAV